TTCTGAACGCAGTGAAGGACCTTATCACGCCCGGACGAGTCGTTTATACGACAATCGTTCCGACGTGATAAGGTCCTTCACTGCGTTCAGGATGACAGCCGACCTCTAATGGGCCAACCGTCCCGCTTACTTACGCTTTGTACAGCAGCTCGTAGTACTCCTTGGCCATGCGGCCGCTCTCGAACTCCGGCTCCACGTCCTTCATGGCGGTTTTCACCACTTTCAGGAAGTTTTTGGGCTGGTCGTAGTACAGCGGCAGCACGGTGTTTTCGAGCACGTCGAGCAGGGTGGTGGCCTCCTGGTCGTCCTTCACGTTTTCGGGCAGGTTTTCATCGGCGTGGGCAATGAGGAAGCCGTTTTCGCCGTCGCGGCAGAACTCCGGAATCCAGCCGTCGGCGATGCTCAGGTTCACGCTGGCGTTCATGGCGGCGGTCATGCCGCTGGTGCCGCTGGCCTCGCGCGGGAAGCGCGGCGTGTTCAGCCAGATGTCGGAGCCCTTCTTGAGGGCGGCCGACAAGCCCAGCTCGTAGCCGGTGAGCACGGCGCAGTTTTTCAGGTGAGCCGTGCGCTTCATGATGTCATTGAACAAAGCCACCGCGCCGAAATCCTTCGGGTAGGGCTTGCCGGCCCAAATCATTTGGATGGGGCGCTTGGTGTTGCTGGCCAGCTCCACGAAGCGCTCAAAGTGACGTAGAATGAGGTCGGCGCGCTTGTAGCCGGCGAAGCGGCGGGCCCACACGATGGTGATGACCTCGGGGTCGAAGACGTTGCCGGTCTGGTCGGCCACGATTTTGAACAGCTCTTTTTTCAGCTCCTGCTTGCGGGCCAGCAGGTCGGCGTCGCTCTTACTTTTGAGGGCGGCGGCCAGCTGCGGGTCGCGCCAGTAGGTACCGTTCTGGCTGTTGGTGATGGGGATGATGGGGCATATGCCCTCGTAATGGCCCCACATTTCGTTGGCCACGC
This DNA window, taken from Hymenobacter sp. 5317J-9, encodes the following:
- the glgP gene encoding alpha-glucan family phosphorylase encodes the protein MAFTFKPYAPAAKYKTAAAYFSMEFAVDQALKTYSGGLGFLAGSHMRSGFELKQNLVGISILWSFGYYDQGRAEDQTMRAEFRQKHYSFLQDTGIVFPITIHGADVQVKAMYLAPEVFGTVPMFFLTTDIPENDYISRTISHHLYDPDAAARVAQSILLGVGGGKLLDVLGRKTDVYHLNEGHGLPLAFYLYEKHGRDLAEVQKRLVFTTHTPELAGNEERPMKLLTDMTFFGTMPEEEVRRVARIGEGDALNYTLTALRFARKANAVSKVHGRVANEMWGHYEGICPIIPITNSQNGTYWRDPQLAAALKSKSDADLLARKQELKKELFKIVADQTGNVFDPEVITIVWARRFAGYKRADLILRHFERFVELASNTKRPIQMIWAGKPYPKDFGAVALFNDIMKRTAHLKNCAVLTGYELGLSAALKKGSDIWLNTPRFPREASGTSGMTAAMNASVNLSIADGWIPEFCRDGENGFLIAHADENLPENVKDDQEATTLLDVLENTVLPLYYDQPKNFLKVVKTAMKDVEPEFESGRMAKEYYELLYKA